The Breoghania sp. L-A4 sequence TCTTCACCTTCGTGGAGACGGAGACGGTCGGCACCATCCTGCGACGCGTCGCCTCCGAGGACGAGGATTTCGAGCGTTACCGCGGTCAGCACCCCTATATCCTGGACGCGGAAGGCCGGCTCGTCGGCGTCGTCTCCCTGCGCACGCTGATCACCTCCAAGCGCTCGGTTCCGCTCAAGGACGTGATGGTGGCGCCGCTGTCGGTCTCGCCGTTGACAGAGCTCGGCGATCTGGAGGACGTTTTCGACGACTATCCGTTCCTCGGCATTCCGGTGGTCGACGAGGCCGGCCGGATGATCGGCACCGTGTCGCGCACCGCGGTCAGCGACGCCTCGCTGCATCGCGCCGAGGATGATGCGCTGAAGATGCAGGGCGTCGTGGGCGATGAGATCCGCTCCATGCCGACCCTGCTGCGCGCCCGCAGGCGCTTGTCATGGCTGACCGTCAACATCGGGCTCAACATCGTCGCCGCCAGCGTGATCGCGCTCTATGAAGAGACGCTGACGGCCGTCATCGCGCTCGCCGTGTTTTTGCCCATCGTCTCCGACATGAGCGGCTGCTCGGGCAATCAGGCGGTCGCCGTCACCATGCGCGAGCTGTCGCTCGGCCTGGCGCGGCCCGTCGACATCGTGAAGGTGTGGCTGAAGGAGATCACCGTCGGCGCCATCAACGGGCTGGTGCTGGGCATCCTCATCGGCCTGGCCGCCTGGGCGTGGCGCGGCAACGCGTGGATAGGCGTGGTCGTGGGCGTGGCTCTGGCGGTCAACACCCTGGTCGCCGTCTCCATCGGCGGCACGGTCCCGCTGGCGCTCAAGCGCTTCAACGTCGATCCCGCGGTCGCCTCGGGCCCCATGCTGACGACCATCACCGACATGGTCGGTTTCTTCCTGGTGCTCAGCCTGGCCTCTGCGATGCTACCGTTGCTGTGACGCTGGCGCGCCATCTGCGACTTATTGCGGTCCTACGAAAGTTACAGCGGTGCTGTATGGACGTGATTGGCAGCAATACGCATAATGCCGCCAACTCAATTCAGGCGCCGAAAACGACGCCGGGACATCACTTCTGGGAGGGTGCCGATGTCGGACAACGTATTTCCCGTGCCCGCGGATATTGCCGCCGGAGCATTGATCGATAACGATAAATATCTCGAGATGTACCAGAGGTCGGTCGATGACCCGGCCGGCTTCTGGGGCGAACACGGCAAGCGGATCGACTGGATCAAGCCGTATACCAAGGTCAAGAACACCTCGTACGACTACCACAACGTCTCGATCAAATGGTTCGAGGACGGCACGCTCAACGTGTCCGCCAACTGCGTCGACCGCCACCTTGAGACGCGCGGCGACCAGGCCGCGATCATCTGGGAAGGCGACGATCCGTCCGAGAGCAAGGTCATCACCTATCGCGAGTTGCATCACGAGGTGAATGTCTTCGCCAACGTGCTGCACGCGATGGGCGTCAAGAAGGGTGACCGGGTCACCCTGTACCTGCCGATGATTCCGGAAGCGGCCTACGCCATGCTCGCCTGCGCCCGCGTCGGCGCGGTGCATTCGATCGTCTTCGGCGGTTTTTCGCCCGACAGCCTGGCCGGCCGCATCAAGGACTGTGATTCGAGCGTCATCATCACCGCCGACGAGGGTCTGCGCGGCGGCCGCTCCGTGCCGCTGAAGGCCAATGTCGACAAGGCCTGCGAGAAGCTGACCAATGTCTCCAAGGTCATCGTCGTCAAACGCACCGGCGGCGACATTTCCATGAAGGACGGCCGCGACGTCTGGTACCACGAGGAAGCCGACCGGGTGTCCGACCACTGCGCACCGGTGGAGATGAACGCGGAGGATCCGCTGTTCATTCTCTACACCTCGGGTTCCACCGGCCAGCCCAAGGGCGTGATGCACACCTCGGGCGGCTATCTGGTCTACGCCTCGATGACGCATCAGTACGTCTTCGACTATCACGACGGTGAGGTCTACTGGTGCACGGCGGACGTGGGCTGGGTCACGGGGCACAGCTACATCGTCTACGGGCCGCTGGCCAACGGCGCCACTACATTGATGTTCGAGGGCGTGCCGACCTATCCCGACGCTTCGCGCTTCTGGCAGGTGTGCGACAAGCACAACGTCAACATCTTCTACACCGCGCCCACCGCCATCCGCGCGCTGATGGGCGCCGGCGACGAGCTGGTGAAGTCGACCTCGCGCAAAAGCTTGCGGATTCTCGGCTCGGTTGGCGAGCCGATCAATCCGGAAGCCTGGATGTGGTACCACAATGTGGTCGGCGACGGCCGCTGCCCGATCGTCGATACCTGGTGGCAGACGGAAACCGGCGGCATTCTCATCACCCCGCTGCCCGGCGCCACCGCGCTGAAACCCGGCTCCGCGACGCGGCCGTTCTTCGGCGTTCAGCCGGCGCTGGTCGACGCGGAAGGCACCCTTCTGGAAGGCGCCACGGACGGCAACCTGGTGATCCTGGACAGCTGGCCCGGTCAGATGCGCACGGTCTACGGCGATCACGAGCGCTTCGTGCAGACCTACTTCGCCACCTACAGGGGCATGTATTTCACCGGCGACGGCTGCCGCCGCGACGAGGACGGCTATTACTGGATCACCGGCCGCGTCGATGACGTAATCAACGTCTCTGGCCACCGCATGGGCACGGCGGAGGTGGAATCCGCGCTTGTCGCCCATGCAAAGGTGTCGGAAGCCGCCGTCGTGGGCTATCCGCACAACATCAAGGGGCAGGGGATCTACGCCTATGTCACCCTGATGGAAGGCGAGGAGCCGAGCGACGAACTGAAGAAGGAGCTGGTGGCCTGGGTGCGCAAGGAGATCGGTCCGATCGCCTCGCCGGACCTGATCCAGTTCTCGCCAGGCTTGCCGAAAACCCGCTCGGGCAAGATCATGCGCCGCATCCTGCGCAAGATCGCCGAAGACAGTTTCGACAGCCTCGGCGACACCTCGACGCTGGCCGATCCCGGCGTGGTCACGGATCTGATCGACAACCGGCAGAACCGCCAGACGGCCTGAGGCGCTCCGCGCGATACAGACCTGAAATGAATATGGGCGCGACCTTGCCGGTCGCGCCCTCTTCGCATCCCGCCGATCGTTGCGCCGGCGTGGATTGGATAAGCCGTTATTTCGACAGATAGACGCCCTTGATCTTCGACGAGATTGCCTGAAACGCCGCGATCAGGTTGTTCGCATCCTTGGCGAAATAGTAGGTCGTATTCACATCGGTGGCGCACGCCTGCATCACCTTTGCGCCTGCAGAATTGTCGTTGCTTCCAAAGTAAATAGAATAAAGAGACGCTCCAGTTTTCTTGGCTTCGGCGCAAATTTTCTTCGCTCTTGTAGAGGAAACATTTGTTGAATTCTCTTTCTCCGGCTCTTCCTGCCAGCGATCAGTATAATTCTTTTTATTCGAATAAGATTTATGATCGTAATCCACGCATTGACCCGAATAATATTTGCCACTATCAAACTGAATTCCATAACGTGTTCTATAATTGCACGGCGGACCGCCAAAATAATAGTTTGTGTTAAAATCACCATCCGTCATGAAGATCAGGAACTTCACGACGTCCTCGTCATCATATTCGCCAGGAGCGCTGTCGGACGGCCACAGGTTGGACCACTTCGGCGAAAGGGAATACCACCCCCAGGCAACGCCGGTCTGTCCGGCGGTGTAGCCCTCACTCTTCAATTTCTTGATCGCTGACGTCAGCTTGTTGCGCTTGGCGGTGAGCGGTTCCATCTGCGGTGTCGAGGCGCAACCGTTCGAGCCGCCCCAAAGAAATCGGAATCCTTGTCGGCGTAGTTGTAGGTCGCGTCGGTATACTTCTCGCCGCCCTCGCGTTCGGTCACGCAATTCTGCGTGCCGGCATTGCCATCCGTCACCTTATGCGCATATTGACCGAGATTGACGCCCTGGCTGTAAGGCACGAGTGAGATACGGACCTTGCTGTTTTTCTCGGACGTCCCTTCCGGAATGAGCTCGTCCACGACGGACTGCGCCGCCGTGCGCAATGTATCCATATCGCGCATCATCGAGCCGGTGATATCGAGCACCAGCGCCACCTCGACATACTTGCTGCCAAAGCGCACCTCCGCGACCACCGAAACCGGAATCGTGCGAATCCCCAGAAGCTGAACGAAGGCCGTCGGGACGTACGCCTGAGCCGTTGCCGTTATCACGCCGTTGATGCTGTCGATGACCGGCACCACGTCCTCGACCTCGGCAATGCCCGCGAGCTTGACCGCGGCAGTTTGAGCGAAGGTGTCCTTGATCAGCGCCTTCGCCTCGTCGACATCCTTGGCGGTCGACAGGTACCGCGCCCCGGCCAATGCTGCGGCGTCCAACTCGTTGGCGATCAGCCCGCGGGTGTTGACGGCGCGGCCGTAATCGACGGCGCCGCCGGCCGCTCCAATGACAACAAGCATCGCCAACGCCCAGATCAGGACGATGGAGCCGCTGCGCGAGGGGCCGAACGCCCGGGTTGCCTCGCGGTATCGTTGCACGACACGCCGTAACATCCGCAGTCTCCCTTCGGCACACACGCCGCAATCACAGTTCCTGTAGCGCAAGCGTCCGGCCAGAAAGGAAGACCCGGCCCGCAGAATTCCGGCGCGCTTGAGTAACCATTGGATTTGAAGAGGAAATTGGCGGTGTCGTGGTTAGCAAAGGATTAAGTAGCGAGGATTTTTACATATTAATTCGCAGATGCGGAAATCGGTCATGACATTCTTGACTCATAGCAGGCCCGGTTCGGAACAAGGCATTAACGGGGTATAAAGATACCTGCCGCTTCTGGCACAGCCCCGCCGACCGGCGCTGCATGCGTTCCAACAACAAAACGGGCGCGACGTTTCCGCCGCGCCTTCGTCTCGAGCGTTTCGACAGCTTATTTTGACAAATATATCGACTGGATCTTGTTGGCGATCACACTGAAGGCGCTCACAAGCTCGCTGTCGGAATCCGCGTAGAAAAAATGGTCCGTTGAGCTGGCGCAGTAATTCATCAGTTTCTTGCCAAAGTTCGAATTGATTGTCTCGAAGAAAATAGAATAGACTTCGACACCAGACTTCTTCATTTCATCACACAGCTTGCGGCCGCGAGCAGCAGGCTCATCGTCATAACTTGGGCTGGGGTACCAGGTCTGATACCAGGTCGTCGTCGTGGTGGTCTTTTCGCAACCCTTGTCCTTGTGCCAGTCCCAATCCCAGCCCCAGCCAGGCGAGCCGCCATTGAAACAACTGACCGTGGAGGTCTCCTCCTTGGCGTCATACTTCATGTTGAACCCGCCATCGGTCATGATCACGGCGATTTTCAACGTGTCATCCTCGCCATACGCGACCGGATCGCTTTCCGGCGGCCACAGAGACGCCCACTTCGGCGACAGCGTGTACCAGCCCCAGGCGATGCCCGTCTGGCCAGCGGTGCCATAGTGGCCCTCAAGATCCTCGATGACCTTCAGGAGCTGAACGCGTTTGGCCGTCAGCGGAAGAATGGACGTCGAGGGACACGCTTCGGGCGGATTAAGCCATGGATCAGGGTTCGCACCGGGCCCCGCTTGAGTTTGATACGCCTGTTCTCCGCCAAAGAACTTGGAGTCTTTTCCATCGTAGTCATATACTGCATCGGTATACATCTCCGCGCCGTATCGCTCAGTCACGCATTTCCTTGGACCAGAGTTCCCATCGCTGACCCGAGTCGCGTATTCGCCAAGATTGACACCCTGGCTATAAGGAACGATCGAGATCTTTACCTTGCTGTCCTGATGCTTTGTTCCCTCGGGAACCAGCGTATCGACGATGCTTTTTGTCGCGGTCTTGAGCGCCTTCATATCGGCGGGGTCATCCGCCATCGACCCGGTCACATCAAGCACCAGCGCCAATTCGACATATTTGGTGCCAAAGCGCACTTCCGCGGCCACC is a genomic window containing:
- the mgtE gene encoding magnesium transporter yields the protein MAPVIPAASETQIDPVASFLETVQEGDVSRIEESLDGLTASDQVRALLNMGADDQEKLLHLVDPKLAADVVEELPQERAAEIIERLDAKTAASILEEMDSADQADVFSEMHDAEAEAIYSEMAPDAAEDVRKLAEYPSDTAGGLMSTDVFTFVETETVGTILRRVASEDEDFERYRGQHPYILDAEGRLVGVVSLRTLITSKRSVPLKDVMVAPLSVSPLTELGDLEDVFDDYPFLGIPVVDEAGRMIGTVSRTAVSDASLHRAEDDALKMQGVVGDEIRSMPTLLRARRRLSWLTVNIGLNIVAASVIALYEETLTAVIALAVFLPIVSDMSGCSGNQAVAVTMRELSLGLARPVDIVKVWLKEITVGAINGLVLGILIGLAAWAWRGNAWIGVVVGVALAVNTLVAVSIGGTVPLALKRFNVDPAVASGPMLTTITDMVGFFLVLSLASAMLPLL
- the acs gene encoding acetate--CoA ligase, coding for MSDNVFPVPADIAAGALIDNDKYLEMYQRSVDDPAGFWGEHGKRIDWIKPYTKVKNTSYDYHNVSIKWFEDGTLNVSANCVDRHLETRGDQAAIIWEGDDPSESKVITYRELHHEVNVFANVLHAMGVKKGDRVTLYLPMIPEAAYAMLACARVGAVHSIVFGGFSPDSLAGRIKDCDSSVIITADEGLRGGRSVPLKANVDKACEKLTNVSKVIVVKRTGGDISMKDGRDVWYHEEADRVSDHCAPVEMNAEDPLFILYTSGSTGQPKGVMHTSGGYLVYASMTHQYVFDYHDGEVYWCTADVGWVTGHSYIVYGPLANGATTLMFEGVPTYPDASRFWQVCDKHNVNIFYTAPTAIRALMGAGDELVKSTSRKSLRILGSVGEPINPEAWMWYHNVVGDGRCPIVDTWWQTETGGILITPLPGATALKPGSATRPFFGVQPALVDAEGTLLEGATDGNLVILDSWPGQMRTVYGDHERFVQTYFATYRGMYFTGDGCRRDEDGYYWITGRVDDVINVSGHRMGTAEVESALVAHAKVSEAAVVGYPHNIKGQGIYAYVTLMEGEEPSDELKKELVAWVRKEIGPIASPDLIQFSPGLPKTRSGKIMRRILRKIAEDSFDSLGDTSTLADPGVVTDLIDNRQNRQTA
- a CDS encoding pilus assembly protein yields the protein MLRRVVQRYREATRAFGPSRSGSIVLIWALAMLVVIGAAGGAVDYGRAVNTRGLIANELDAAALAGARYLSTAKDVDEAKALIKDTFAQTAAVKLAGIAEVEDVVPVIDSINGVITATAQAYVPTAFVQLLGIRTIPVSVVAEVRFGSKYVEVALVLDITGSMMRDMDTLRTAAQSVVDELIPEGTSEKNSKVRISLVPYSQGVNLGQYAHKVTDGNAGTQNCVTEREGGEKYTDATYNYADKDSDFFGAARTVAPRHRRWNRSPPSATS
- a CDS encoding pilus assembly protein, producing MQTLGAAQSGSVVLIWALAMLVVIGAAGGAVDYGRAVNTRGLIANELDAAVLVGARYLATSKDVDKAKVLIKDTFAQTAAVKLAGIAEVEDLVPVIDSTNGVITATAQANITTAFVQLLGIKSIPVSVAAEVRFGTKYVELALVLDVTGSMADDPADMKALKTATKSIVDTLVPEGTKHQDSKVKISIVPYSQGVNLGEYATRVSDGNSGPRKCVTERYGAEMYTDAVYDYDGKDSKFFGGEQAYQTQAGPGANPDPWLNPPEACPSTSILPLTAKRVQLLKVIEDLEGHYGTAGQTGIAWGWYTLSPKWASLWPPESDPVAYGEDDTLKIAVIMTDGGFNMKYDAKEETSTVSCFNGGSPGWGWDWDWHKDKGCEKTTTTTTWYQTWYPSPSYDDEPAARGRKLCDEMKKSGVEVYSIFFETINSNFGKKLMNYCASSTDHFFYADSDSELVSAFSVIANKIQSIYLSK